In the genome of Aedes aegypti strain LVP_AGWG chromosome 2, AaegL5.0 Primary Assembly, whole genome shotgun sequence, the window TTCATGTAGGCATTGTCTCCCAGGGGACGGCACTCCAGCCGCTGCACGATACGTCCCTCCATGAACAGCTTTTCTCCCTCGGGGGCCCCATCTTCCTTGGTCCCCGATGGGACACTGTGTGAAAATACGCCCAACGTTTGCTTGGTCACCACCGACACGTCCAGCTTGTGCTCCCGGGGAATCTCCTCACCCGGATCAATGTTGATCACCGCTTCCGACAAGGTCAACGAGACCTGGGCTTTTTGGCCGACCTGTTTGGAGATCTTCAGCTTTCCTACCTCGATGTTGCCCGGAGCTTTCTCCCACTTGTTGGCAATGTATTTCGGAACTTTCACCAACCAAACACCGCGACCCGCGTTCGAAAGATCCAGTTCCTTGTCCGAACGGGCGGTTTCCGCTTCCTTGGACATTCTAGCTTCCGGTTTTAAATCCGTTTTCGTTCCCGAATTAGTTGAAAATAGTTCACGTACGCAGAAAAGCTACTGGTAAACAATGCTGCCGGTTGGTCAAAGCAAAACTAAAACATCGTACGAAGAGTTTGACAGCTCAGTGGGTCAGAAGCCGAAGGTCGAAAAAACATGCGATCGTAAAGTTGATTTTGATTGATAAGGCCGAAAGATAAAAGACAGAAAACGTGAAAATCAGCtgcactcagaaacacgggtgtAGTAGATATATATTCCGTgataaaaatgttaaacaaaATTATAAGGTATGACTAGTACAGGTTTAGCGTGTCTTGCGTTATATCGAAACATGCCATAAAAACTATTTCCCGCTTAAATAGCATTCGGGTAGTTCAATGTCAACCGATCTCTGGAGAGATCGTCCTAATATGATTCGGAGAGACGAATGCTTCGGCACTACCAGTGAGAGAGAGAAAATAGGCACGAACTTATCATGTAGTTCGGCTTTGGGTAGTTAGCGTCGGTGTAGTGTGAATGTGAGAATATGGCGGCATGTAACCGTCGAGAATGTGAGAAAAAAAGATAGCACATAAACTGCGTCTCCCTTGCTTCGCGAAGCTAGAAAGCAAGATGTGTGGattttactctgtagccagagtaaggtgGTCCCACTTGGCGAAGATGGCTAggaggccatctttaacttgctggccgttttgtttacaaacattactgcctgGTCTGGATAACGCTCAGACTGAAGCTAACCGTGCTGCCAATAGTGCGAACGAAATAGTTAAAAAGAGAGATAAAACTAGAGTACGCTACGCGCAGATGCGGCTGCATTAGAATAATGTTTGACACCACTTTTTCTCTAACCAATCAGAAGTCATTACTGCCTGGCCCGCAAGATACTGAAACTTGAACTAACCGTGCTGCCATAGGTGTGGACGAAATTGTAGAAAATAGAGAAAGAAGTATAGAGCACACATGGAGCAGATGTGACCTATTAGAATAATTATTGACAACACTGTTTTTCCAACCAATCAGAAGTCGATTGTCCGACTAcctgtctcagatgtttgtaaacaaaacggccagcccttcctcacctaccctTTCCTGGTTTCCtccacaaagtgagcataatGTATCACCTTAGGAGGAGCTGCAGCCGCCTTGCTAGAAAGAGCGAGTTGATCGTGTCGCTGCGATTCAAAGA includes:
- the LOC5579054 gene encoding general transcription factor IIF subunit 2, which translates into the protein MSKEAETARSDKELDLSNAGRGVWLVKVPKYIANKWEKAPGNIEVGKLKISKQVGQKAQVSLTLSEAVINIDPGEEIPREHKLDVSVVTKQTLGVFSHSVPSGTKEDGAPEGEKLFMEGRIVQRLECRPLGDNAYMKMKLESIRKASQPARQVKSLEKIVHNFKPVSDHKHNIEDKERKKAEGKKSRDDKNAVLDMLFNAFEKHQYYNIKDLVKITRQPISYLKEILKEVCDYNMKNPHKNMWELKKEYRHYKDDDKKEESKGMSDSDSD